A window from Dromaius novaehollandiae isolate bDroNov1 chromosome 1, bDroNov1.hap1, whole genome shotgun sequence encodes these proteins:
- the KLHL34 gene encoding kelch-like protein 34 — translation MMSYFLSYCKAHCNAVLSQYQILRSEGFLCDILLKVKENEFPAHKSLLACSSDYFRAMFKSYTQESKASVIHLQVVSPTGLQHVLDFIYTSLLPLSFESLEDTLEAASYLQVTDAIGLCNQYLVNNLTLENCCFSANVARKFYLPDALAATEKYIINNLWKLLDLDFTGLLQLNFRSLLAVVESPDLPRVKETRLLNLVLMWLKQDTSRLVHKSSLLEHIRYGLIPVEDLRKTYTQSEVPLTAGIKCLIIKAINYHASAFRQPVLQDKSTTLRNQKTWIILLGGGTASEGLGTEVVAFDVYNHRWRALTQVQDRVQNHSMCVVGNFLYVLGGEIEGGALGDAKPDKVLSVTNKVHRYDPRFNRWTQITGMLEKRCQFSCCVLGNSICAIGGRGENGLLHSSVEVYDISRDRWMKARELPCKIHGHAGAICKNTIYISGGKCTDQANTSKDVYSLSSLEGQWMKQAPMSIARFGHQMATIREAIFTFLGLYEPFSEIERYDPDQNQWTRLRPLTYDRFCYGLAVVEETALLIGGKKWQDSQEVPTQDVVGYDIDNDGWEEICKAPSPWWGLQCAVLQLSEEADEQDNDSQQKKQQSC, via the coding sequence ATGATGAGTTACTTCCTGTCCTACTGCAAAGCACACTGCAATGCTGTGCTCTCCCAGTACCAAATCCTGAGATCAGAAGGCTTTCTGTGTGATATTTTGCTGAAAGTGAAGGAAAATGAATTTCCTGCACACAAGTCTTTGCTGGCATGTTCCAGTGACTACTTTCGAGCCATGTTCAAAAGTTACACCCAAGAATCTAAAGCCAGTGTAATTCATCTGCAAGTTGTCTCACCCACCGGTCTCCAGCATGTCCTAGATTTCATTTACACTTCCTTGTTGCCCCTTTCTTTTGAAAGCCTGGAGGATACCTTGGAAGCTGCAAGTTACTTGCAAGTGACTGATGCTATTGGCTTATGCAATCAGTACTTGGTTAACAATCTTACCTtggaaaactgctgtttttctgcCAATGTTGCAAGAAAGTTCTATCTTCCAGATGCCTtagcagcaacagaaaaatacattatcAATAATCTTTGGAAGTTGCTGGACTTGGATTTTACAGGACTGCTTCAGCTGAACTTCAGGTCTTTGCTAGCAGTGGTTGAATCACCAGACCTCCCTAGGGTGAAAGAAACCCGCTTGCTGAATCTTGTGCTGATGTGGCTGAAGCAGGACACATCCAGGCTGGTTCATAAAAGTAGCCTTTTAGAGCACATAAGATACGGTCTCATCCCGGTGGAAGATCTGAGAAAAACGTACACACAGTCAGAGGTGCCCCTCACCGCAGGTATTAAGTGCTTGATCATTAAAGCAATAAATTACCATGCATCTGCTTTCAGACAGCCTGTCCTGCAGGATAAGTCCACCACTCTGAGGAACCAGAAGACCTGGATCATTCTGCTGGGGGGAGGGACAGCAAGTGAGGGGCTTGGCACCGAAGTGGTGGCCTTTGATGTTTACAATCACAGATGGCGAGCTCTCACGCAGGTACAGGACAGGGTGCAGAACCACAGCATGTGTGTGGTGGGGAACTTCCTCTACGTGCTGGGTGGGGAAATAGAAGGTGGTGCTCTGGGAGATGCAAAACCTGACAAGGTCTTATCGGTTACAAACAAGGTCCACCGTTATGATCCGAGATTTAATAGGTGGACACAAATCACTGGCATGCTGGAAAAGAGATGCCAGTTTTCTTGTTGTGTCCTAGGCAACAGTATCTGTGCCATTGGTGGAAGAGGTGAGAATGGGTTGCTGCATTCGTCTGTGGAAGTCTACGACATCAGCAGGGACAGGTGGATGAAGGCCAGGGAATTGCCATGCAAGATACATGGCCATGCTGGTGCCATTTGTAAGAATACTATATACATCTCAGGTGGCAAATGCACAGATCAAGCCAACACAAGTAAGGATGTATATTCTCTGAGCTCACTGGAAGGGCAGTGGATGAAACAAGCCCCCATGAGCATTGCTCGGTTTGGGCACCAGATGGCAACAATCAGAGAAGCCATATTCACATTTTTAGGATTATATGAACCATTCTCTGAAATAGAGAGATATGACCCTGATCAAAACCAATGGACTCGTTTAAGGCCATTGACCTATGATCGATTTTGCTATGGCCTGGCGGTTGTAGAAGAAACTGCACTTCTTATTGGGGGAAAGAAATGGCAAGACTCACAGGAAGTCCCCACTCAAGATGTGGTTGGCTACGATATTGACAATGATGGCTGGGAAGAGATCTGCAAAGCCCCCTCGCCCTGGTGGGGACTGcagtgtgcagtgctgcagctctCTGAAGAGGCCGATGAACAGGACAATGACAGCCAACAAAAGAAGCAGCAAAGCTGCTGA